In the Pelmatolapia mariae isolate MD_Pm_ZW linkage group LG10_11, Pm_UMD_F_2, whole genome shotgun sequence genome, TAGTTGACATGGAAGCCAAGGTCTATATTTACAGCAGCTACAAATAGGTTTAGGCTATGTGTAGTTGCTGGCGTTTTTCATTGGAAATGCTACCATTTGAAGTGTTTTTtaacctttcttttttttttttttttaaaaaaaaggttaaatcgCCGTCTTTGATCCGACGTTCGCCGCTAGTGTTTATTGTGGCATGGCAACCGCACAGCTGCAGAAAAGTCACATCTGTAgcgtttagcttttttttttttttttgctttttttttacaccaacTCTGACTCAGAGTTAGCTGGCATAGTTTTAGctcagttttcttttaaattatatCTGTCTTTTTCATTCATGAAAGTTCATATATAATTAATATAAGGCTGAATTCatcagctgtttttttcccctcaaacaGAAATGTTATTTGTAACATAAATAGAAAGAAACAATATTCCTGGTGGGATACATCTTAAATGCAACCCTAGTCGAAGGCCCaccacaataaataaatatgtatgtatgtgtgtatttatttatttatttattgagcaCCTGAAGtctgaaagagacagagagggagctTTAGCAAGAGTAACTGCTGAGTAATGCTTTACAGCATTTGAGTCAAATTAAGGTCTAGACTGGACCATTGTAACATGtagatatttttttgtttttcttccacagTCTTTATGTTGTAGATGTATTGCTGTgcttgggattttttttaattaattaattaatttaatttttttgcacGACCAGCCCCAACCAAGCTTTACCAAGCTTTAGATCTTAacctctagaatactttggtaaaCAGAGGAGTTTAaagtcctgtggctgcaaacaAGACCAAATGATCACCCCTCTAACACGTTACTATGAGATGTTTGTGATGATATAtacgtgtgtttgtgtatctATGTGCATTATtattcaagtgcatttgattagcaacaCCTGGCTGATTCTCATGGAAGTGATAAGGGTGTactgagtttttttttgttttttttgtaatattacATAGACTCCTGTTAAAACTTTCTATTTTAAAGATTGTACATCTTTAGATTTAGAGGGAGTCCCCTACTTATATATTATTTAACAACTAACAAGATTAAATtgagaaaaataaatcagttagCCAATAACAGCACAGATAattaacattaacaaaacaggaTTAAGTGTAAAAGACTAAAATCACAAGCTGCAAAGAGGTAATGCATTCCTTGAACTGTAAAGGACTGCCACTGTACTGTAATAAACCCCATCAATGCTACTGTTAAATTCAACATGGCTCTATGTGTTTAAGATTTATTTTACTCTATATGCTAACCCTCCACTTAGTACTTTTGGTGGGAGTGGAAGtgcattttcttttcactttcatgTAGCTCAGCAGTGGTTGAAGATGGGAGGATGTTCCCTCGACAGTTAAAGCGTGTAGAGAACAGTTTAGTGTTGAGGATTCCAAGTGACTTGAATTGATACAATGGGTCCACTGTAGCTCTCTACCACACTGTCTGCTTCAGAGGAAGGAAATGTTCACAATCTCAAAAAGAAAACCCTCTGGGGCATAGATGCATTGCATTTTTATGTGGTTTTCTCTGCAGCTCTTGCACACATCCCAACCCTACCCACCTCCCCTTTGTCCTACCTGCACACTGTTTACAGAGTTAAAGTTGCAATTAAATAGTAAGGGGAATGCACTGCAAACccacaaatgtaaaaaaaaaaaaaatttattaattatttttttaaaatagagaaacagaaaaaaaaatttaaaccaGGATAGGCATACAGTTTTAGGCAGTAGAAACCTtgataaatgtttaaatgtcagTATTGATTGTTGTCTCAATTTTCGCAATACAGGACTCATCAGATGGAGGAGCTCACAGCAGTCATCCCATCAGCTGCTTTCTAAACTTCAGCTATTGTGCCTTTTATCAAACGTGTGCTCCTGTAACTGTGCTAGCCATGGCTTCTCGCAGTGTTGATGAGCCACCAAGTGATACCAGGAATTTACCATCTGTCTCCGAACAGCCTTCAAGATGTTACCCAGATGATGTCGCGGGAGAGCTTCAGCCAGACACCATGAATGCAACAGTGAAATCTCAAAAATCTGGAAAATTCAGGAGGACTGCCTTGACATTTTTCGGAGTTCGTAAAAGTATCTGTATTCTACCAAGCTTTTTTGGAGGAAGGAGCAAAAATCAGAACAAGTGGTCCTCTAAGAAAGGAATCAGCAAAAGCAAAACCCATGACGGGCTGTGCAaagtcagtcaggatgatggtcTAAGAAGCGGGTATGCCTCAGCTGGAGATTTTGAGTACCACAGCCAGAGGGACACTGTGGGAGAGCTCCACGGTAGCTGTCGCAATGAATGTAGTCATCCTGCTGCTGAGCAGAAATCACTGACTCTTGGTCGGCAAAAAAAGGGTTTGAGGAGtctttttcacagttttaagCATCACAGAAATCACAGAAATGATGGACTGGCTAAAACTGAAGTGATTGCAATGTCCTCTCCTCACTACAAGAAAGAGGTGCCTGTTGTCCGGGACATCAGCCAGTTTGTCACAGAGTGCCTGGGATCTGAACCCAATGTGCCTGATTTTGTAGACGTCACAAGTGATATTTCCATTGGTCCTGAATGTAATGAGGCCGATGTGCAGACAGTGTTAGAGAGGAGTCTGGAGAAAGAAAGCCCAAAGTCAGAGGTTGACGAGCAGGTGAGTGATGATCAGCTGGAGGAAATGAATTTGATAGCCGTAGTCTCCAATGAGTATGAGGAGCCAGCTAGAGGAAATAGCGAGCCCTGTCTGAAACTTCAGATGATGTCGGAGACGTCCGAAACACCGGCTGGCTCGACAGATCAACTGGACATGATTTTTGGGGATGTCGCGTCATTGAAAAGCTTCGACTCCCTCACCGGCTGCGGGGACATCATTGCAGATCAAGAAGACGACAGCATCACAGAGAGTACAGTCTCtggagagaggagcagaaatGGAGGAAAGAGGGCTTCTTGTTATCTTACTTATCAGGGAGGCGGCGAAGAAATGGCCTCGCCTGAGGATTTGGATGAAACTTGTCTTCAGGATTTCTGGGGGAACAATAGTTCAAAGGAGGTCTGCTACAGTTGCAATCAAGACCACACAGACGTGACTGCTGAGCTGACGACATCCCACAATATGGACTTGCTGAATAGTAGCAGCGGACAGCAAGCCGGTGGCATGGACTCCTCCTCAATTGCTGATGTATTAACTCCTCAAAGTGAGCATCAGGAGTCAGTTCCAAATAGTGATGAGGGCTACTACGATTCAACTACACCAGGGCCAGAGGAAGGACGAGAAAAAACGGACAGATTTCAAACAGAAAGGCTACCCAGGGACAGTTACAGTGGTGATGCCCTTTATGAACTTTTTGCGCCTGACGAAAGTCTCGTGAGCCCACGTTATGAAAGCAAATCCAAACTTCCCATTTCAAAACAGGGTGACTATTCAAGTCAACCAGCTGATGTTACAGATTCAGCCTTTGTCCCAGAAATGAACAAATTACAAATAAGTGCAGAATTATATAAAGTTCATGATTTTCTGGAGATGCCCAGCACATGCAGTAACTCCTTGGAGCTGGCACACAGCGTGGTTTGTCGGCCAGAAATCGCTATGAATAAAAACTGTAACTTGAACTCAAAAGCCCAAGCTTCAGTCAGAGTAGATAATATAGAGCTGCATATATATGATCAAAAAGAAGATATGCTTGCTTCCAGCGAAAAAAGAGCCAAATCCATAAATGCTGACACTGAGAAAAGGCATAGCAGCTTGTCATTCCAAAACATGTCTGACCCAGACTTTGAAACGTTTTGTGAACCCAAAGAGGAACATCTCGAGGAAAACAAGCCTGTGGCTTTACCGTACCGAAATATCACTTCTCCGTCTGAAGATTCTAACAACGACATGGACGATGGgcaaactgtgtgtttttcgCAGGCACTCGTGGACTTCACAAAACACACTCAAATGTTGAGCAACTTGCACGACAATGTGGATGACTTGGAGACAAATTCTGCCATCACTCCAAATGTGGAGGCCTTGCCTACCATAGTCACGTTTGATGTAGTGGATATGCATAATGAAGGTGAATACGATGAGCAGATTCACATGGAACTGGAGGAGGACATTTCATCGCCCTATCAGGAATTTGAGGAAAGCTACCTTCAAAAGGATGCATTTGCTGAATGTGACTATCAGATGTTAGACCTATATGAACAGAACATGATCAGTAATACATGGGCGGTTGCCAGTCTCCCACGGCACCTCGGCCTTACAAGAGTCAGTCAGTCCATGCCTAACCCATTGTCTCTAGAGAGGAGAAGTAGGTCTCTGGACACAGAAAGCCTTGAGTTGAAGATTCCTGACGCATACAGAGAGAACAGAGATGCTATCGTTTCCTGTCCTCAGACAGAAGAGGACTTGGAGAGAGATGCCTCACCATATTACAAGAAGAATGTAGTCGTGTCTGCATCAGAAGTTCGACACAGCAGCAACACTATGGCCTTATCATGGCAAACGAGGTCAGAAATGGCTTTAAGCCTTCCTCTGACAGATGGGGAaatcagtgaaaagatgcagaGTCTCAGTCAAACCCAAGTACATAAACACAACATATTCTCTGTCACATCCAGCAGTGAATCCCAGCGTCTTTGCTCTAATATGTCGGACAGCGTCTCCTGTGATTTACTTTCACCGAACACTGAGCTTTACAATAGACAGTGCCACCCTCCTTTGCAGTTAGAGTCCTGTTTACCTCATAGCACTTTTGTTTATTCTGGAATGATGGAGGACGTAGCCGATGATATTGATGACAACGTTTTTTGTCAGACTGCCACTAATTTGCAATCCTATAATCAGTGTGGTAAAAGTCACCAGGTTGCAATGTCTCATACTGGGAGTCCTCTGAGCACATGTGTGTCTAAGGATGAAATGTCCACCATCAGTGAAACAAGAACACCAAGGGATGTGGTGTGACCTGTAGCCTGCAACAATCTTCCTGAGGCAACCTTGAAGTGGAAGGCTCTCAATTTTTCAGTCATACAGTTATTATAACATGTATATTTGCCAGCGAGTGTTTTTATGGTCAACCAATGGAGGAATGGTTGTTCAATTTTTATTTGCACAACTGCTTCCATTGAAAGGTTGTTGACACTGTGATAGAATGGAAGTGGAATGAAGTTTGGGAGCGTGTGACA is a window encoding:
- the amer1 gene encoding APC membrane recruitment protein 1; the encoded protein is MASRSVDEPPSDTRNLPSVSEQPSRCYPDDVAGELQPDTMNATVKSQKSGKFRRTALTFFGVRKSICILPSFFGGRSKNQNKWSSKKGISKSKTHDGLCKVSQDDGLRSGYASAGDFEYHSQRDTVGELHGSCRNECSHPAAEQKSLTLGRQKKGLRSLFHSFKHHRNHRNDGLAKTEVIAMSSPHYKKEVPVVRDISQFVTECLGSEPNVPDFVDVTSDISIGPECNEADVQTVLERSLEKESPKSEVDEQVSDDQLEEMNLIAVVSNEYEEPARGNSEPCLKLQMMSETSETPAGSTDQLDMIFGDVASLKSFDSLTGCGDIIADQEDDSITESTVSGERSRNGGKRASCYLTYQGGGEEMASPEDLDETCLQDFWGNNSSKEVCYSCNQDHTDVTAELTTSHNMDLLNSSSGQQAGGMDSSSIADVLTPQSEHQESVPNSDEGYYDSTTPGPEEGREKTDRFQTERLPRDSYSGDALYELFAPDESLVSPRYESKSKLPISKQGDYSSQPADVTDSAFVPEMNKLQISAELYKVHDFLEMPSTCSNSLELAHSVVCRPEIAMNKNCNLNSKAQASVRVDNIELHIYDQKEDMLASSEKRAKSINADTEKRHSSLSFQNMSDPDFETFCEPKEEHLEENKPVALPYRNITSPSEDSNNDMDDGQTVCFSQALVDFTKHTQMLSNLHDNVDDLETNSAITPNVEALPTIVTFDVVDMHNEGEYDEQIHMELEEDISSPYQEFEESYLQKDAFAECDYQMLDLYEQNMISNTWAVASLPRHLGLTRVSQSMPNPLSLERRSRSLDTESLELKIPDAYRENRDAIVSCPQTEEDLERDASPYYKKNVVVSASEVRHSSNTMALSWQTRSEMALSLPLTDGEISEKMQSLSQTQVHKHNIFSVTSSSESQRLCSNMSDSVSCDLLSPNTELYNRQCHPPLQLESCLPHSTFVYSGMMEDVADDIDDNVFCQTATNLQSYNQCGKSHQVAMSHTGSPLSTCVSKDEMSTISETRTPRDVV